The proteins below are encoded in one region of Plutella xylostella chromosome 13, ilPluXylo3.1, whole genome shotgun sequence:
- the LOC105385247 gene encoding synaptobrevin-1: MEDQGGSSGPRVSDKRLAQTQAKVDEVVGIMRVNVEKVLERDQKLSELDNRADALQHGAEQFEQQAGKLKRKYWWQNMKMMLIIGAIGAVLLIIIIVWAIPSGGGSSAPAVTPSPDAGR; the protein is encoded by the coding sequence ATGGAAGACCAAGGAGGAAGTTCTGGCCCCCGAGTGAGTGACAAACGGCTAGCGCAAACCCAAGCAAAAGTCGACGAAGTTGTCGGTATCATGCGTGTCAACGTAGAAAAGGTTTTGGAGAGGGATCAGAAACTGTCGGAACTGGACAACCGCGCTGATGCACTACAGCATGGAGCCGAGCAGTTCGAGCAGCAAGCTGGTAAGCTGAAGCGAAAGTATTGGTGGCAAAACATGAAGATGATGTTGATAATTGGTGCCATCGGCGCTGTTCTGCTTATTATCATCATCGTGTGGGCGATCCCCTCTGGAGGCGGCAGCAGTGCCCCCGCCGTCACGCCATCGCCCGACGCTGGACGATAA
- the LOC105395727 gene encoding T-complex protein 1 subunit beta — MTSLNPTRILSNAAEEEKGEVARMSSFIGAIAIGDLVKSTLGPKGMDKILVSMGRNAGQVEVTNDGATILKSIGVDNPAAKILVDMSKVQDEEVGDGTTSVTVLAAELLREAEKLIDQKLHPQTIIAGWRIAVEAARKALSDSSFDHEKNMNDANLRADLENIARTTLSSKILANHKEHFTKLAVDAILRLKGSGNLKAIQIIKISGGVLEESFLDEGFLLNKKVGVHQPKRIENANILIANTPMDTDKIKVFGSTIKVDSMAKIAELELAEKEKMKDKVNNILAHKCNVFINRQLIYNYPEQLFADANVMAIEHADFDGIERLALVTGGEIVSTFDTPGKVKLGQCKLIEQVLIGEEPLIRFSGVSLGSACTVVIRGATQQVLDEAERSLHDALCVLAATVREPKVIYGGGASEMLMAEAVSKVAARTAGKEAAAAEAFAVALRRLPSAVADNAGYDSAELIARLRAHHAQGEITMGLDMNKGRVGDMKKLGITESYVVKRQVLVSAAEAAEMILRVDNILKSAPRRRGPDRRPC, encoded by the exons atg ACGTCTCTAAACCCGACTAGAATTTTGAGCAATGCGGCCGAAGAAGAAAAGGGGGAAGTTGCTCGTATGTCCAGTTTTATTGGAGCCATAGCTATTGGAGATCTAGTCAAAAGCACCCTAGGACCAAAGGGAATGGACAAAATTCTGGTTTCCATGGGAAGAAATGCTGGCCAG GTAGAAGTCACAAACGATGGAGCTACTATTCTGAAGTCTATCGGAGTGGACAACCCGGCCGCCAAAATCCTGGTTGACATGTCCAAGGTGCAGGATGAAGAAGTGGGCGATGGAACCACCTCAGTCACAGTATTAG CTGCGGAGTTGCTCCGCGAGGCAGAGAAGCTGATTGACCAGAAGCTGCACCCGCAGACCATCATCGCGGGGTGGCGCATCGCCGTGGAGGCGGCGAGGAAGGCCCTCTCCGACTCCAGCTTCGACCACGAGAAGAACATGAATGATGCCAACCTCCGGGCAGACCTGGAGAACATTGCCCGCACCACATTGAGCTCCAAGATCTTGGCCAATCACAAAGA GCACTTCACAAAGCTAGCTGTAGACGCGATCCTGCGCCTCAAGGGCTCGGGCAACCTGAAGGCGATCCAGATCATCAAGATCTCCGGCGGAGTGCTCGAGGAGTCCTTCCTGGACGAGGGCTTTTTGCTCAACAAGAAG GTGGGCGTGCACCAACCGAAGCGCATCGAGAACGCCAACATCCTCATCGCCAACACCCCTATGGACACGGACAAGATCAAGGTGTTCGGCTCCACCATCAAGGTGGACTCGATGGCCAAGATCGCCGAGCTTGAGCTGGCCGAGAAGGAGAAGATGAAGGACAAGGTCAACAACATCCTCGCGCACAAGTGCAATGTGTTCATTAACAG ACAGCTGATCTACAACTACCCGGAACAACTATTCGCCGATGCGAACGTGATGGCCATCGAGCACGCGGACTTCGACGGCATCGAGCGCCTCGCGCTGGTCACGGGGGGCGAGATTGTGTCCACGTTCGATACTCCCGGCAAGGTCAAGCTGGGCCAGTGCAAGCTTATTGAACAG GTGCTAATCGGCGAAGAGCCCCTCATCCGCTTCTCGGGCGTCTCTCTCGGCTCGGCCTGCACGGTAGTCATCCGCGGCGCCACGCAGCAGGTGCTGGACGAGGCGGAGCGCAGTCTGCACGACGCGCTGTGCGTGCTGGCCGCCACCGTGCGGGAGCCCAAGGTCATCTATGGGGGCG GTGCCAGCGAGATGCTGATGGCGGAAGCGGTCTCCAAGGTCGCTGCCCGAACCGCCGGCAAGGAGGCGGCGGCTGCTGAAGCCTTCGCCGTGGCTCTACGCCGGCTGCCGTCCGCAGTCGCCGACAACGCCGGCTACGACAGCGCCGAGTTGATCGCGAGGCTGCGGGCACATCATGCGCAGGGGGAGATCACGATGGGGCTTG ACATGAACAAGGGTAGAGTCGGCGACATGAAGAAGCTCGGCATCACAGAGTCCTACGTGGTCAAACGCCAAGTCCTAGTGTCAGCCGCCGAGGCAGCGGAGATGATTCTGCGTGTGGATAACATCCTGAAGTCTGCCCCGCGCCGCCGTGGGCCCGACCGCCGCCCGTGCTAA